Proteins encoded together in one Anaerolineae bacterium window:
- a CDS encoding methyltransferase domain-containing protein produces MQETFQRRGAPSFVWRAGQERRLALVERWAGLQGQRVLDAGCGVGTYMAAFQGRGAAAYGVEIEADRAAEALAVTRRVCVAAVESLPFAPASFDVIFSHEVLEHVADDRRAVQEMARCVRPGGRVVIFVPNRWYPFETHGIEWRGRYHFGNIPLVNYLPDRWRNRLCPHARAYTRRQIRRLLAGTPLRIVHHTQIYPGFDNLVARWPRAGRLIRALFHFLERTPLRFFGLSHFLVAEREE; encoded by the coding sequence GGCCCTGGTGGAGCGGTGGGCAGGACTGCAGGGCCAGCGCGTGTTGGACGCCGGCTGTGGCGTGGGCACCTATATGGCCGCCTTTCAAGGGCGCGGCGCGGCGGCGTACGGCGTGGAGATCGAGGCGGATCGCGCTGCCGAGGCGCTTGCGGTGACCAGGCGGGTATGTGTGGCCGCGGTGGAGTCCCTGCCCTTCGCGCCGGCGTCCTTCGACGTCATCTTCTCCCACGAGGTGTTGGAGCATGTGGCGGATGACCGGCGCGCCGTACAGGAAATGGCGCGCTGTGTACGGCCCGGCGGCCGCGTGGTCATCTTCGTCCCCAACCGCTGGTATCCCTTCGAGACCCACGGCATCGAGTGGCGCGGCCGCTATCATTTCGGCAACATCCCGCTGGTCAATTACCTGCCGGACCGCTGGCGGAACCGGCTGTGCCCGCACGCCCGGGCATACACGCGCCGGCAAATCCGCCGCCTGCTGGCCGGCACGCCCCTGCGTATCGTGCACCATACCCAGATCTACCCAGGCTTTGACAACCTGGTGGCGCGCTGGCCGCGCGCCGGCCGGCTGATACGCGCCCTCTTCCACTTCCTGGAGCGCACCCCCCTGCGTTTCTTCGGATTGTCCCACTTCCTGGTGGCAGAGCGAGAGGAATAA